In Lactuca sativa cultivar Salinas chromosome 5, Lsat_Salinas_v11, whole genome shotgun sequence, the DNA window GCCACATAATGGCTGTAGACCCCCGAAAAAAAGACGTGTGTAGAAATAAAAATTGAAGATATTTCAATAGCAAGAGAAACaaaggaagagaaacaagagaaataAATGATTCAATGATctgatcaaataatattattatggtTCGAGAGAAAATAACAGTATCTACTCGGACACTACAGTGGAAGTGTGTTGAATCAGCAGCAGACAGTAAGCGTCTTCTTTATGGGCGCTTTATTCTGTCTCCGCTTATGAAAGGTCAAGCAGACACAATAGGCATTGCTATGCGAAGAGCTTTGCTTGGAGAAATCGAAGGAACATGTATCACACGCGCAAAATCTGAGAAAATATCACACGAATATTCTACCATAATGGGtattcaagaatcagtacatgaaattttaatgaatttaaaagaaATCGTATTGAGAAGTAATCTCTATGGAACTTGTGAGGCGTCTATTTGTGTCAGGGGCCCCGGATATGTAACTGCTCAAGATATCATCTTACCGCCTTATGTAGAAATCCTCGATAATACACAGCATATAGCTAGCTTGACGGAACCCATTGAGTTGGTTATTGGATTACAGATAGAGAAGAATCGCGGATATCTTATAAAAGCGCCAAATACCTTTCAAGATGGAAGTTATCCTATAGATCCTGTATTCATGCCTGTTCGAAATGCGAatcatagtattcattcttatgaaAATGGTAACAAAGAGATACTATTTCTCGAAATATGGACAAATGGAAGTTTAACTCCTAAAGAAGCACTTTATGAAGCCTCCCAGAATTTGATTGATTTATTGATTCCCTTTTTACATACCAAAGAAGAAAATTTAAATTTAGAGGGCAATCAACACATGGTTCCTTTACCCCCTTTTACCTTTTATGATAAATTGGCTAaactaacaaaaaataaaaaaaaaatggcgTTGAAATCGATTTTTATTGACCAATCAGAATTGCCTCCCAGGATCTATAATTGCCTCAAAAGGTCCAATATATATACATTGTTGGACCTTTTGAATAACAGTCAAGAAGATCTTATGAAAATGGAACATTTTCGCATAGAAGATGTCAAACAAATTTTAGGCATTCTAGAAAAAAATTTCGTAATTGATTTACcgaaaaataagttttaaattcattggatttttttttcatctttttttttagaaaaaggcCGAAAATAGGTTTTGAATCTTTAGGACAATTCATATATTCGGAATTGGCATAGATTCATAATTTAATTGAATAGATGTATCTAGGGAGAATTCACTTTGAAGCGACTGTTCCCTAGATACATACGTCGTGATATTTTATTTCACAATTGAATCAATTTAAAAAAGACCTAAAGTTAGGGATTTATCAATAGGTAATGTTGCACCAATACCCAACCAAAGGGCCACTGCGGTACCAATCAAAAATACGGTTGTCGCTACTGGACGACGAAATGGATTTTGGAATTTATTAACATTCTCTAAAAAAGGTACTGTTAATAATCCCGCAGGTActgaaaccattaaaagaacacccAATAATTTATTGGGTACTGTACGAAGTATTTGAAATACGGGAAAGAAATACCATTCGGGTAATATTTCCAAAGGAGTTGCAAATGGATCTGCCGGTTCACCAATCAT includes these proteins:
- the LOC128126404 gene encoding DNA-directed RNA polymerase subunit alpha — its product is MVREKITVSTRTLQWKCVESAADSKRLLYGRFILSPLMKGQADTIGIAMRRALLGEIEGTCITRAKSEKISHEYSTIMGIQESVHEILMNLKEIVLRSNLYGTCEASICVRGPGYVTAQDIILPPYVEILDNTQHIASLTEPIELVIGLQIEKNRGYLIKAPNTFQDGSYPIDPVFMPVRNANHSIHSYENGNKEILFLEIWTNGSLTPKEALYEASQNLIDLLIPFLHTKEENLNLEGNQHMVPLPPFTFYDKLAKLTKNKKKMALKSIFIDQSELPPRIYNCLKRSNIYTLLDLLNNSQEDLMKMEHFRIEDVKQILGILEKNFVIDLPKNKF